The region CTATGGTTCCATTCACAAAAGGTATATTTACTTTGATCGCTAATACTCTCCAAGCTGCAAATGTGCTTATAGCTATTCCTAAAGGCTTAATTGTTTCAACTATTAATCTAAGTATATAGTCATCTGTATCACTCTTAGTTCGCAAGGCAAGCTTGCTAAACATACTTGAGATTATTTTCGTGCCAACGAGAGTAGCAATGTAGCCGACAACTAAAATAAAAGCCGATACAATAAATCTGCTATACATTCGATTTCTAAGTTAATCTTATGTCAATTATGACATTATTTCCTTTAGAAAGCTATGAAATAATTTGACTTATTGATTTAAACTATATTAAATAAGCAAATAGCAAATATTTTAATATAAATATTGATATTTAGACTATTATTATTTTGCTATATTTTACTAGGATTAGAGTTCTTTATTAACTTACTAATTGCTTTGAATTTGTTACTTTTAGATGTGCGGCATAATTCAAAAATAGTAGTTTCAACTGTGCTTATTTGTATCCCAAATTGCCTCAGGCGTAACAGTGCAATTTCTTGATCTAATAGATTTCTGCTTTTTGTAGCATCTGCTATAACATGAATATTGAATCCAGCCTTAGCAAGATCTAACGAACTTTGCAGTACACAAACGTGAGTTTCGATACCACAAATTATAAGATGCTGTATTTTTTTCTTTTTAATACTTTTCAGTAAATCATTACAACCAAGTACTGAAAAATCCATTTTTGAGAATTTTATTACTTCTAGCCCCCTTGTTATTTCTTCGAGTGTGACTCCTAACTTAGTTGGATTTTGTTCTGTAAAAAATATATTAATATCTAAAATCTTAAACCCTTCAATCAACTTTTTTATATTTACTAATAAATCAGCATTTTCGGGAATAGCTTTAGTCAACCTCTCCTGTACATCTATTACTATCAAAGCTGTTTCTGAAGGATTCATTGTTTGATTCCTATTCCCCTTCTTCCATAATTGGTTGATTAGTTTTTTAAGAATCATTTTGGGGCTTCTTTAGTATCAGATTAGGTAAATTACATCGTAATAATAGTGGAAAGGCAGTTGCTTTTTATACGAATGTTTACCTATAGCACTTGCTTCAGCCTCTCTCATTAGCTATCATTATTGAGAATAACGTCTTGGCCGATATGACTCTAAATGTTGGTTACGGATCGCGCTCTTCTCCCCTCGAATTAGGATTACACAAAAATGGTCGACGTTTAACCCCTCAGAGAAAAAAAATACTTGATTTGTTTCAGCGTATTGGGAGTGGAATACATCTAAGTGCAGAAGAAGTTCATGCTCATTTGCTTCAGAATAAAACCCGTGTTTCGTTGGCTACCATTTATCGAACTTTACGACTTTTGGTCAGAATGGGGTTTTTACACGAATTAGAATTGAGCGAAGGTGGCCATAGATTTGAGATACTTAGTAAAGATAATCCAGATCATCATCATTTAGTTTGCATCAATTGCGGAAGGACTGAGGAATTTGAAAGTGAGGAGGTTGTAACTGCAGGCCGTAAGGCATCTGAAAGTAAGGGGTTTAAATTAATAGAATCAACATTAAATGTTAGAGCCATTTGCCCTGAATGTATTTAAATTGAACTCCCTCTAAATTGTTATGTAAGTGCTCCACCACAACTAGAACCGCAACCCGCAGTACAACCAAAGCAGTGTTCGGCAACAGTTATCTTCTTCCCCTCAAATAATATGTTTCCACTTGCTAGATCTTTAAGAGTATTTGGGTGCAAATATTCATTTATACCTAATTGTTGATTGAAATCACAATCGAACAAATTGCCCTCCCAATTTACACTAATTGTATCTCTGCACATAACGGATTCTAGGTTAGCTTCATTATGACTTTCTTGAAGGAGAGATTGATATTCATTTAGTTTACCTTGTTGTTTAAGGAATGATGAGAACCTCTTAATTGGCATATTCGCCAGCACTAGCAAGTTATCAAATTCAACATTATAATTAGTTTTGAGTACATCTTTATACTTCTTCTCTAGTTCATATTGAGATGGGGGTAAATTAGCTCCAATAGGGTTAAAAACAAGATCAAGTTCCAATTTTTTATCTCCTTTACCATACCCTAATTCATTCAACATCTTCAATACTTTAATACTTTTTTTAAACACATCCTTACCTCTTTGAAAATCTACATTTTTTTCCTCATAGCAGGGCAATGACGCTATAATAGTTACTTCGTTATCAGCCAAGTAATTAGCAAGACTAAGGTATCCAGGTTCTGTTAGTATTGTTAGGTTAGATCGGTCGATTATCTTTACATTTAATTTTGATACTTTATGGATTAGCTCTTTGAAAAGCGGATGCATCTCTGGAGCCCCGCCCGTTATATCAAGTGTCTTTATTCTATAAGTTTTTAACACTTCCGGTATCAGAGATATGTTATATTCATTCATCATTTCAGTTCTACTAGGGCTTGCATCAACATGACAATGAACACAAGCTTGATTACATTTGTAACCTAAGTTTACTTGTAATGTATTAACTTTCTTCCTTCTTATGACAGGAAAATCCATATTGCAATATTAGATACTCTAAGTCTAGCTTATATAAAGATTTAGCGCTATATTGACTCTCTTGTTTCCTTAATAGATTTCCTTCTGGTAGCAAACTCTTTTAGCCATGCTTTATACTCTATAGGGCCACCTTTCATTATTAAATCAAAATTTAGATCGTCATTATCATCAGTTATACCATTAAGAGTACCATCTCTTGTAGATGGTCTATAAACCTCACCATGACTACTATCGACGAAAATTAATTTATTTTGCTTTTTATATTCCATTCCTAGTTTTTGTATGAGAGTTAGGAACCCTCTGTCACTACCACCTCTTAACCATTTGCCTGAAGTATTGTGTTTATTGGAAGTTACAGTGTCTCCTACTCCAACTAAAATTGGCATTTCATCATATGTTATATTTTCTTTGCACAATGTTATCAACCCTTTTACTGATTTTGGAGCTTCTCTAACATTAAAATTTTCACCAAAAGGACAGTAACCATTTTTATTTAATATATATTTATTGATTAATACTAATAAACCTGCTTCTTTTAACGCACCATTAATTATGAATTGAATATCTGTTGTACCTATATCATACTTTGTAGCATATTTAATAAGCTCTAAACCATTTTCTTTCCCTAGATTTGGTGATATATGTAGATAAAATGAATCTTTTAGTTCACGTGAACTTGCTATTTCTTTAATTTTAAGCATTACTCTATGAATTGCTTTTTGCAATTCTATTTTTTTGAGCACACTATGCTTAAATATATTAAAGAGTGAATTTAAATTAATAGCTGGGGAATAACGTGTATCGCAGACAGCTATATTGACTTGATCTTCAATTTCTTGCTCTGAGAGCGATTTAAGTATTTCCCTTAATTCTTTAGCTAATAATTCTTTCATCAATATTGGCACTTCGTTAATGAATTGAATCTCTCTTTTCTCCACGCCTAGAAGTTCAATATTACCAAAATTATCTTGAAATTCTATTCCACATGCTGCTAATCCAGGAAGATATAGACCTTTATTGCCCACGTAGCCTTTAGAATCAAATGCTTTTTCTATTA is a window of Prochlorococcus marinus subsp. marinus str. CCMP1375 DNA encoding:
- a CDS encoding Fur family transcriptional regulator translates to MTLNVGYGSRSSPLELGLHKNGRRLTPQRKKILDLFQRIGSGIHLSAEEVHAHLLQNKTRVSLATIYRTLRLLVRMGFLHELELSEGGHRFEILSKDNPDHHHLVCINCGRTEEFESEEVVTAGRKASESKGFKLIESTLNVRAICPECI
- the arsS gene encoding arsenosugar biosynthesis radical SAM (seleno)protein ArsS (Some members of this family are selenoproteins.), whose protein sequence is MDFPVIRRKKVNTLQVNLGYKCNQACVHCHVDASPSRTEMMNEYNISLIPEVLKTYRIKTLDITGGAPEMHPLFKELIHKVSKLNVKIIDRSNLTILTEPGYLSLANYLADNEVTIIASLPCYEEKNVDFQRGKDVFKKSIKVLKMLNELGYGKGDKKLELDLVFNPIGANLPPSQYELEKKYKDVLKTNYNVEFDNLLVLANMPIKRFSSFLKQQGKLNEYQSLLQESHNEANLESVMCRDTISVNWEGNLFDCDFNQQLGINEYLHPNTLKDLASGNILFEGKKITVAEHCFGCTAGCGSSCGGALT
- a CDS encoding isochorismatase family protein codes for the protein MNPSETALIVIDVQERLTKAIPENADLLVNIKKLIEGFKILDINIFFTEQNPTKLGVTLEEITRGLEVIKFSKMDFSVLGCNDLLKSIKKKKIQHLIICGIETHVCVLQSSLDLAKAGFNIHVIADATKSRNLLDQEIALLRLRQFGIQISTVETTIFELCRTSKSNKFKAISKLIKNSNPSKI
- the stpA gene encoding glucosylglycerol 3-phosphatase, which translates into the protein MYSESNYNKCTDILLNSKKLLIVQDIDGVCIPLFKDPLDRKIDKDYVKTVSNLRNEFYVLTCGEHEGKRGVNRIIEKAFDSKGYVGNKGLYLPGLAACGIEFQDNFGNIELLGVEKREIQFINEVPILMKELLAKELREILKSLSEQEIEDQVNIAVCDTRYSPAINLNSLFNIFKHSVLKKIELQKAIHRVMLKIKEIASSRELKDSFYLHISPNLGKENGLELIKYATKYDIGTTDIQFIINGALKEAGLLVLINKYILNKNGYCPFGENFNVREAPKSVKGLITLCKENITYDEMPILVGVGDTVTSNKHNTSGKWLRGGSDRGFLTLIQKLGMEYKKQNKLIFVDSSHGEVYRPSTRDGTLNGITDDNDDLNFDLIMKGGPIEYKAWLKEFATRRKSIKETRESI